One window of the Podospora pseudocomata strain CBS 415.72m chromosome 7, whole genome shotgun sequence genome contains the following:
- a CDS encoding hypothetical protein (EggNog:ENOG503NTYE) yields the protein MAPRKRAKPNPVQQSASTTQSSDTADQITSPAASTTPQSIPPSLKTNGSGDRASSSGPGSKQVNKTRSWYGSLSKKSVASTQVARETILGGTSKPMATADFTRFDTKKPSDMSGDEAPTPAPSSLSKSHDSGVGFASDGTRGLKTPSSKTVVKPANGQAEAKTTAKSEDVVMENEDNGKEQEETPPAKSATDQSTGPTVPTASAATTTRPTSTWLGGWWGSSQPPAPASAQASQMDVAEEPATQATLAGSQVSENATQEPAPRDPPEQQSPDIAEQTEAQNQAHAATGGGYGSWIWGWGAGKSVPTSQPAKTASDSTTNQSSAEVPKTDSTSDSAKEPEDTIMQGAPPIEETPAPSGSTTSDPAPKTGSTWAFWSRQSGPTSGKKSAEDSDEGQLAVMGESSEHRPKRAKSMEFKGSPPKETPIKSGKKEEPAKDLSIKSGKTGKKEELAKASASPPGKAASIRRSKRDRPESMEIDDTTPIRPGTPKAVEAPAKGAAQKTPASSTKTTAPNLVLPSFNGTYKLKENPSIVKQITRILLRGSQAPSNKHVYISKVLPKIKKAIAIGVHGLFPANYLRTVIGQPTGTSIKFANHTADAIRRWADKHGCGDCEIEKVALEGEGKIGERVENLWNLLLNWIDQIRSAELILIGCHSQGVPVSIMLLAKLIEMGVVNKARVGVCAMAGVSLGPFPDYRTSMGYLMGSAGELWAFGDPKSEVSQRLEAAMKVCLGYGVRITLVGSIDDQLVPMESAVYAPVHHPYIFRAAFIDGRIHAPDFIAHLVGFALKLRNLGVSDHGLIRELSTPLAGSLYSGEGHSRLYDDEQVYDLAVSHALETTDVPGANPAAEMSRMGGALVNPNPYHLPWIMRGLLEEDFVKSELGEETRELVKQFDDWKPVTKALKDVKYRLEAVRSKL from the exons ATGGCTCCCAGGAAACGAGCAAAGCCGAACCCGGTCCAGCAGAGTGCGTCAACAACGCAATCATCAGACACTGCGGATCAAATTACATCGCCGGCCGCCTCTACAACCCCACAGAGCATTCCGCCATCTCTGAAAACCAATGGAAGTGGCGATCGCGCATCCAGCTCTGGCCCAGGCTCGAAGCAG GTGAACAAGACTCGTAGTTGGTATGGGTCTTTATCGAAGAAGTCTGTAGCATCCACCCAAGTTGCGCGCGAGACCATCTTGGGTGGAACCTCGAAACCTATGGCTACCGCCGACTTTACTCGGTTTGATACAAAGAAGCCTTCTGATATGAGTGGCGACGAAGCACCGacccctgctccttcttcactATCGAAATCACACGATTCTGGCGTTGGATTCGCGAGCGATGGAACCCGAGGCCTGAAAACACCGAGCTCCAAGACAGTTGTGAAGCCTGCAAACGGACAGGCAGAGGCCAAGACTACGGCTAAGTCGGAGGACGTGGTCATGGAAAACGAAGACAATGGgaaagaacaagaagagacaCCACCTGCCAAATCAGCTACGGATCAGAGTACAGGTCCTACGGTACCCACTGCGTCTGCAGCTACAACTACGCGACCTACATCAACATGGCtaggagggtggtggggaagcTCAcagcctccagctccagcatcAGCACAGGCCTCGCAAATGGACGTCGCGGAGGAACCAGCCACACAAGCAACACTTGCTGGTAGCCAGGTCTCAGAGAACGCAACACAAGAGCCCGCCCCTCGAGACCCGCCAGAACAACAGTCGCCGGACATAGCCGAGCAAACCGAGGCACAGAACCAAGCACATGCCGCTACTGGTGGAGGTTATGGATCTTGgatctggggttggggagcgGGAAAGAGCGTACCAACTTCACAGCCAGCAAAAACTGCTTCGGATTCTACAACAAACCAATCTTCAGCGGAAGTGCCCAAAACAGACAGCACCAGCGACTCAGCGAAGGAGCCCGAAGACACCATCATGCAGGGTGCCCCACCAATCGAGGAGACTCCGGCGCCCTCAGGTTCTACAACATCAGACCCAGCCCCAAAAACAGGCTCAACATGGGCATTCTGGTCTCGACAATCAGGGCCTACATCGGGAAAGAAGTCAGCCGAGGATTCCGACGAAGGTCAGCTTGCGGTGATGGGTGAAAGCTCGGAACACCGCCCAAAGAGAGCCAAGTCCATGGAGTTCAAAGGCTCTCCACCCAAGGAAACCCCTATCAAGTCTGGTAAAAAGGAGGAACCAGCCAAGGATCTGTCGATCAAGTCTGGCAAGactgggaagaaggaagagtTGGCCAAAGCTTCAGCCAGTCCGCCAGGCAAGGCAGCTTCCATCAGGAGATCCAAGAGGGACCGTCCAGAATCGATGGAAATCGATGACACGACCCCCATTCGTCCTGGTACCCCCAAGGCAGTGGAAGCTCCGGCCAAGGGGGCTGCGCAGAAAACACCAGCCTCATCAACAAAAACTACCGCACCCAACCTTGTGCTTCCGTCTTTTAATGGAACCTACAAACTCAAAGAAAACCCCTCGATCGTCAAGCAAATCACCCGTATTCTTCTTCGAGGAAGCCAAGCTCCTTCAAACAAGCACGTCTACATCTCCAAAGTCCTCCCCAAAATAAAGAAAGCGATTGCCATCGGCGTTCATGGGCTCTTCCCCGCGAACTATCTCAGGACAGTCATCGGCCAGCCAACAGGCACATCGATCAAGTTCGCCAACCACACCGCCGACGCCATTAGACGCTGGGCGGATAAACACGGCTGTGGAGACTGCGAAATCGAAAAAGTAGCCTTGGAAGGTGAAGGCAAGATTGGGGAAAGAGTAGAAAACCTCTGGAACTTGCTCCTCAACTGGATCGACCAGATCAGATCGGCTGAATTGATCCTCATCGGGTGTCACTCTCAAGGTGTGCCAGTGAGTATCATGCTCCTGGCCAAGCTAATCGAAATGGGCGTGGTCAACAAGGCCAGGGTCGGTGTCTGTGCCATGGCGGGGGTTTCTTTGGGACCGTTCCCCGATTACAGGACTAGTATGGGGTATTTGATGGGCTCGGCGGGGGAGCTGTGGGCGTTTGGGGACCCAAAAAGCGAGGTCAGCCAGCGGTTGGAGGCAGCAATGAAGGTTTGCTTGGGGTACGGGGTGAGGATCACGCTGGTGGGGAGCATTGACGACCAGCTTGTGCCGATGGAGTCGGCTGTTTACGCACCGGTGCACCACCCTTACATTTTCCGAGCGGCGTTTATCGACGGGAGGATCCACGCACCGGATTTTATTGCTCATTTGGTTGGCTTTGCGCTGAAGCTGAGAAACTTGGGGGTTTCGGACCATGGGCTGATTAGGGAGCTGAGCACGCCGCTGGCGGGGAGTTTGTACTCTGGGGAGGGCCACTCGAGGCTGTATGATGACGAGCAGGTTTATGATCTTGCCGTGAGCCATGCGCTGGAGACTACGGATGTGCCGGGAGCGAATCCGGCTGCTGAGATGAGTAGAATGGGGGGCGCGCTGGTGAATCCGAATCCGTATCATTTGCCTTGGATCatgagggggttgctggaggaggattttGTGAAGAgtgagttgggggaggagacgagggagttggtgaagCAGTTTGATGATTGGAAGCCGGTGACCAAGGCGCTGAAGGATGTGAAGTATCGGT
- the RRP5 gene encoding rRNA biogenesis protein rrp5 (EggNog:ENOG503NVPJ; COG:A; BUSCO:EOG092603YJ), with amino-acid sequence MGRTHQKFLWWVPASCGCERASRHLQRPKHQLSAMGSLKRKEGPDGSASKTAKPTNDTRPSKRAKGSDSTKDSNKKGDAKPSKPSTPATSLIKEEEPLFPRGGASVLTPLEQKQIQIQAKNDVLFEEAASKKSGGEKSKKKKARKSKGGEVEPVKDEDAIKVESLNFKRLVKGSLVLGTVCGINLTDVAVALPNNLVGHVPITAISDIFTQRLQAIAEKDEEEDQADEDDENIDLQTIFRMGQYVRAYVVSTHDDSVDGKPKRHIELSLQPALANSGMSEQDIVENTTLMASVVSVEDHGFVMDVNISDSKLKGFLPRKQLDKGIPEESVQPGSVLLCIATSKAASGKVVQLSTLEDRIGSIKSFPSEATTIDSFLPGTAADILVSEVTEHGLVGKVMGHLDVTADLVHSNAGPGAVDIVDEYKVGSRIKARIICNFPTARKPKLGISLLPHVLSLKPKIAKTKNDIESLPVDILAHSTIIEKCTVQRVEPEIGLYVDVGVEGVPGFVHISRVKDGKVDSLFETSGPYKVGSVHAARVVGYNPFDGMYNLSMEKSVLEQPFLRIQDIPVGVVVPGVVEKLVVNEHGLGGLIVKVAEGISGLVPEMHLSDVHLQHPEKKFREGMKVKTRVLSTNPVRHQLRLTLKKTLVNSDAPPVKSYDELAVGLQTFGTIVKLLDRGAIVQFYGQLRGFLPVSEMSEAYIQDPKEHFREGQTISVYVLSFDPEEKRMIVSCKDPSAFGLEKQVALKKLQIGNLVTAKVTQKTEDDIFVELVEGSLKAILPVRHLTDKSVSKTQSALKKIHVNQTLTELVVLEKNEARRSIILSHKPSLVEAAKKGKLLHTIDRARVGDVVPGFIRNTTATAAFVQFAGRLTALLPKTKLPRDIQDKPSFGFQKLQSVTVKITSVDKDLNRIVVAIPSEGGEDVQAKASSKSADKAMNALDLSVLTMEDLPIGKITKARVKSAKDTQINVDLADNVQGRIDVSQVFDKFDDIRSVKKPLGKFKTGEIIDVRVLGIHDARNHRFLPISHRSSHTVLELSAKPSDLQEGSTPEPLSYAKLEVGQTHLAFVNNVAQNHIWVNLSPNVRGRISAVELSDDLSKLQDVAKSFPIGSVLQVRVIHVDAERNRLDLSARDPNAENPLTWDKIQKGMVLPGKVTKTTDNVVFVKLSESVAGPVFLCDLADDYEEANPLKHSKHEIVRVAVLDIDKSNKRLRLSMRPSRVLSSRLEVTDKEITKDTKIAVGDVLRGFVKNVSDKGLFVTLGGDIVAMVQIKNLSDSYLKDWKEHFQIDQLVKGRIISVSNGRLEMSLRPSILSKDYVPPITFSDLKEGQIVTGKVRKVEDFGAFIDIDGSDRLSGLCHRSEMADRAIKDAKALYSEGDKVKARVLKVEEKTKRINLGLKPSYFKDDDEMDVDSDEDAGAALDSEDEDMSDAGAGGALVINADSDDEDDDDDAGSDVEMDDAQTEGVKGLETGGFSWNADALDEDDKAAGSTDEPIKKKKQQQQRESRAQVDRTAELDVNGPQTTSDYERLLLGQPDSSELWIAYMAFQMQVSDLASARQVAERAIKTINIKEELEKLNVWIAYLNLEVAYGTEETVEELFKRACTYNDEQEVYERLASSYIQSGKLKEADDLFEKIIKKFGSKSPSVWINYAHFLHTKYDRPDKARALLPRAEKSLGGGKPVILELMPKFAALEFRSSNGDREQGRSLFETILAAFPKRFDLWNQFVDLETSVGTTDPATVRDLFDRGSKVKGLKPKQAKTWFKRWAQWEDKNGEKKSRERVSVKAQEWAKKAAEKKGKVVEEEEEEESEDDE; translated from the exons ATGGGCAGGACCCACCAGAAATTTTTGTGGTGGGTGCCAGCTTCTTGTGGTTGCGAACGAGCCTCCCGTCACTTACAACGACCCAAACATCAACTATCCGCCATGGGTTCGTTAAAGCGCAAAGAGGGCCCCGACGGCTCTGCCTCCAAGACGGCAAAGCCTACAAATGATACGCGACCCTCCAAAAGGGCGAAAGGAAGCGATTCAACCAAGGACTCCAACAAGAAGGGCGACGCAAAACCATCAAAGCCGTCTACCCCAGCAACATCTCTgatcaaggaggaagagccaTTGTTTCCCAGAGGTGGCGCCAGTGTCTTGACCCCCCTCGAACAAAAGCAAATTCAGATCCAGGCCAAGAACGATGTCCTCTTCGAAGAGGCTGCCAGCAAGAAATCTGGAGGAGAGAaatccaagaagaagaaggcacGCAAGTCCaagggtggagaggtagaACCTGTGAaagacgaggatgccatcaaggtAGAAAGCTTGAACTTCAAG CGCTTGGTCAAGGGCTCCCTGGTGCTCGGTACAGTCTGcggcatcaacctcaccgaTGTTGCCGTTGCGcttcccaacaacctcgtcGGCCACGTTCCAATTACGGCTATTTCAGATATCTTTACACAAAGGTTACAGGCAATCGCCgagaaggacgaggaggaggatcaagcagacgaggacgacgagaaCATCGACCTCCAAACTATCTTCCGAATGGGCCAGTATGTTCGCGCCTACGTTGTATCAACACACGATGATTCGGTCGACGGAAAGCCCAAGCGCCACATTGAGCTATCACTCCAGCCGGCGCTCGCCAACTCTGGCATGTCAGAGCAGGATATCGTCGAGAACACTACTCTTATGGCTTCGGTTGTTAGTGTGGAGGATCATGGTTTTGTTATGGATGTCAACATCTCAGACTCAAAATTGAAGGGCTTTTTGCCTCGGAAACAACTCGACAAGGGCATTCCGGAAGAAAGTGTTCAGCCTGGCTCAGTTCTGCTTTGTATTGCGACCAGCAAAGCTGCCAGCGGCAAGGTTGTACAGCTTTCCACCTTGGAGGACCGCATCGGCAGCATCAAAAGCTTCCCATCCGAGGCCACGACTATCGACTCGTTCCTACCAGGCACCGCGGCCGATATCCTGGTTTCCGAAGTCACCGAGCACGGCCTTGTGGGCAAGGTGATGGGTCATTTGGATGTGACTGCTGATCTGGTTCACTCAAACGCTGGCCCTGGTGCCGTTGACATTGTGGACGAGTACAAGGTTGGCTCGCGGATCAAGGCGAGGATCATCTGCAATTTCCCCACCGCAAGAAAGCCCAAACTCGGCATTTCCCTGCTGCCACACGTGCTGTCACTTAAACCGAAAATCGCCAAAACCAAGAACGACATCGAATCGTTGCCAGTGGACATTCTCGCCCATTCTACCATTATTGAAAAGTGCACTGTTCAAAGGGTTGAGCCCGAAATTGGTCTCtatgttgatgttggtgtcGAGGGTGTACCAGGCTTCGTGCACATCTCCAGAGTGAAGGATGGCAAGGTGGACTCGCTGTTCGAGACCAGCGGCCCTTACAAGGTTGGGTCCGTCCACGCTGCTCGTGTAGTTGGCTACAATCCTTTCGATGGCATGTACAACCTGTCGATGGAGAAGAGTGTCTTGGAGCAGCCATTCTTGAGAATACAAGACATCCccgtgggagtggtggtgccggGTGTGGTTGAAAAGTTGGTCGTCAACGAGCACGGGCTTGGCGGTTTGATCGTGAAGGTTGCCGAGGGTATTTCCGGTCTGGTTCCTGAAATGCATCTTTCCGATGTCCATCTGCAGCACCCCGAGAAGAAATTCAGGGAAGGAATGAAGGTCAAGACCCGTGTCCTGTCAACCAACCCAGTAAGACATCAGCTGCGGCTTACCTTGAAGAAGACACTGGTGAACTCCGATGCTCCTCCGGTCAAGTCATACGACGAGCTTGCCGTCGGGCTTCAGACGTTCGGTACTATTGTTAAGCTTCTGGATCGGGGTGCTATCGTTCAGTTTTACGGACAGCTTCGTGGTTTCCTTCCGGTGTCTGAAATGAGCGAGGCTTACATCCAGGATCCCAAGGAGCATTTCCGTGAGGGCCAGACTATTAGTGTTTACGTCCTCAGCTTTGACCCCGAGGAAAAGAGAATGATTGTGTCCTGCAAGGACCCATCAGCCTTTGGTTTGGAGAAGCAGGTTGCACTGAAGAAGCTCCAAATTGGCAACTTGGTTACCGCCAAGGTCACACAAAAGACAGAAGACGATATCTTTGTCGAGCTCGTCGAGGGCTCGTTGAAGGCCATCCTCCCTGTCAGACACCTTACCGACAAGTCGGTCAGCAAAACACAGTCTGCGCTCAAGAAGATCCACGTCAATCAGACTCTTACGGAACTGGTTGTTCTTGAAAAGAACGAAGCTCGTCGGTCCATCATCCTCTCTCACAAGCCAAGCCTTGTCGAAGCggcgaagaagggcaagCTTCTTCACACAATTGACCGGGCACGTGTGGGTGATGTTGTACCTGGCTTCATTCGCAACACAACTGCCACGGCCGCCTTCGTCCAGTTTGCTGGCAGGCTGACAGCGCTGctccccaagaccaagctgCCACGCGACATCCAGGATAAGCCAAGCTTTGGCTTCCAAAAGCTGCAGTCTGTCACTGTCAAGATCACATCGGTCGACAAGGATCTTAACCGTATCGTTGTTGCTATCCCATCGGAGGGCGGTGAAGACGTTCAGGCAAAGGCCTCTAGCAAGTCGGCCGACAAGGCTATGAATGCCCTGGATCTGTCGGTCTTGACTATGGAAGATCTCCCGATTGGCAAGATCACTAAGGCGAGGGTAAAGTCTGCCAAGGATACACAGATCAATGTTGACCTTGCCGACAACGTCCAAGGCCGTATCGATGTTTCGCAGGTCTTTGACAAGTTCGACGACATTCGCAGCGTGAAGAAGCCTTTGGGCAAGTTCAAGACTGGCGAAATCATCGACGTGCGTGTTCTTGGTATTCATGACGCTCGCAACCACCGTTTCTTGCCCATTTCTCACCGCTCAAGCCACACGGTCTTGGAGCTCTCGGCCAAGCCAAGTGATCTTCAAGAAGGCTCTACCCCAGAGCCTCTGAGCTACGCGAAGCTTGAGGTGGGGCAAACTCATCTGGCGTTTGTCAACAATGTCGCTCAGAATCACATCTGGGTCAACCTGTCACCTAATGTTCGCGGCAGAATCAGCGCCGTTGAGCTCTCCGATGACTTGTCAAAATTGCAGGATGTGGCGAAGAGTTTCCCTATCGGCTCTGTCCTCCAAGTCCGTGTCATCCACGTGGACGCAGAGAGGAACCGTCTCGACCTCTCGGCTCGCGATCCCAATGCAGAGAACCCGTTGACCTGGGACAAGATCCAGAAGGGTATGGTGCTTCCTGGAAAGGTCACCAAGACTACCGACAACGTAGTGTTTGTTAAGCTCAGCGAGTCTGTGGCTGGACCTGTTTTCTTGTGCGATCTTGCGGATGATTACGAGGAAGCCAACCCTCTGAAGCATTCCAAGCACGAAATTGTCCGTGTCGCCGTGCTCGATATCGACAAGAGCAACAAGAGATTGAGATTGTCGATGCGCCCCTCTCGCGTGCTCAGCTCAAGACTCGAGGTCACAGACAAGGAGATCACTAAGGACACCAAGATCGCTGTGGGCGATGTCCTTCGTGGGTTCGTCAAGAATGTGTCTGACAAGGGTCTCTTTGTTACGCTTGGCGGTGACATTGTGGCTATGGTCCAGATCAAGAACTTGTCAGACTCTTACCTGAAGGACTGGAAGGAGCACTTCCAGATTGACCAGCTTGTCAAGGGCCGTATCATTTCTGTCAGCAACGGTCGCCTGGAGATGAGCTTGAGGCCTTCCATCCTGAGCAAAGACTATGTGCCCCCAATCACATTCTCGGACCTGAAGGAAGGTCAAATCGTAACGGGCAAGGTCCGCAAGGTGGAGGACTTCGGTGCTTTTATCGACATTGATGGTTCTGATCGTCTCTCCGGTTTGTGCCACCGCTCTGAAATGGCCGACAGAGCGATCAAGGACGCCAAGGCGCTCTACAGTGAGGGtgacaaggtcaaggctcGTGTTctcaaggtggaggagaagacaaAGCGCATCAACCTCGGCCTGAAGCCGTCGTACTTTaaggacgacgatgagatGGACGTGGATAGCGATGAAGATGCTGGTGCCGCCTTGGacagcgaggatgaagacATGAGcgatgctggtgctggcggcGCCCTCGTTATCAATGCTGACtctgacgatgaggatgatgatgatgacgctGGCAGCGACGTCGAGATGGATGATGCCCAAACAGAAGGCGTCAAGGGTCTCGAGACCGGCGGCTTCAGCTGGAATGCCGATGCtttggatgaagatgacaaGGCCGCTGGCAGCACTGATGAGccgatcaagaagaagaagcagcagcagcagcgtgaGTCTCGGGCCCAGGTCGACCGGACAGCCGAGCTTGATGTCAACGGGCCTCAGACGACGAGTGATTACGAGCGTCTCCTTCTGGGTCAGCCTGATTCGTCAGAGCTGTGGATTGCCTACATGGCTTTCCAGATGCAAGTCAGCGATCTTGCCAGCGCGAGACAGGTGGCTGAGCGTGCGATCAAGACGATCAAcatcaaggaggagcttgagaagcTGAACGTCTGGATTGCTTACCTCAATCTCGAGGTTGCCTATGGCACAGAGGAGACTGTTGAGGAGCTTTTCAAGCGTGCCTGCACCTACAACGATGAGCAAGAAGTCTACGAGCGTCTGGCCAGCAGTTACATTCAGTCTGGCAAGCTCAAG GAAGCAGATGACCTCTTTGAGAAGATCATCAAAAAGTTCGGTTCCAAGTCCCCCAGCGTCTGGATCAACTATGCCCATTTCCTCCACACCAAGTATGACCGTCCCGACAAGGCCCGtgcccttcttccccgcGCCGAAAAGTCGCTGGGAGGCGGGAAGCCCGTCATTCTGGAGTTGATGCCCAAGTTTGCCGCGCTCGAGTTCCGCTCTTCCAACGGTGACCGCGAACAGGGTCGCTCACTGTTTGAGACCATTCTCGCCGCCTTCCCCAAGAGATTCGACTTGTGGAACCAGTTTGTCGACCTTGAGACCTCGGTCGGCACTACTGATCCCGCCACTGTCCGTGATTTGTTTGATCGCGGCAGCAAGGTCAAGGGTCTCAAGCCCAAGCAGGCCAAGACTTGGTTCAAAAGGTGGGCGCAGTGGGAGGATAAGaatggggaaaagaagagcaGGGAGAGGGTTAGCGTCAAGGCGCAGGAGTGGGCTAAGAAGGcggctgagaagaaggggaaggtcgttgaggaggaggaggaggaggagagcgaggatgatgagtaG